GAAGTCTTgcaatttcaaaaaaatttactagtttcctttttgttttaattgtattttataatttcctagttgttttttgtttgttggtgTTATTGGTGATTCGGTCTGTGATCTGGGATGTGATCTGCCACATCAAATGCTGAATGCTGTGTGCTGGATGTTGGGGATGTGCTTGGATTGTGGGGCGAATATCGCTTGGAGCGACAACAAAAGCCGCGCATTTACTCAAGGTTGCTGCGAATGCAATTGTAGATGCTAGTGCGGATGCGGATGGGGATGTGGATGCGGATCCGGATGCaaatgcggatgcggatgctaGTGTGGTGTATGCTTCATggttctgtgtgtgtgtgttttgtggtGTGTCTGTGTGTCCAAATGTTGCTTGACGACTGCTGCCCGTACAGCCCCCCCTTTCGTTAGCCGCCAGAGGAGTCTCCTCCGAGTCTCTCCTCTCCCCCAGCCCTCCAGTTCGTCAACCCGTTGGTCATCGCCCATCACTGCGTATGGTGCTGCTGCATAACGATCTGATACTGTTGATTCTGTTGTGGATGCTGTGGCGTTGGCGGCGGGAAATATGGGCTGGGTATAAGCGACTGGGGGTGCACGCACATCAGGTGGTATGTGGGCTGCGGTGTGGGCGGCGTGTACGCCGGCTGGGGTCCCCCGCCGGCGGGGGAGGGCTGTGGTGGCGGATGGAACTGCTGATGCGGCTGGCCCGGCGACGGTGTGGTCGACTGCGGCGTTTGCGTCATGAACTGCAACTGCTGCGGCTGGTCCGAGTACACGCGCATCTGCATAGGCGCGTATGCCTGCGATTGGAAATGTTGCTGAGGCGGTGCATGGCCGTACGGAATAAACTGTGGCCCGGCGGCCATAAGCGGCTGTCCCGTGGCCGCGGTGGCCGACATATGCATCTGTGATGGAATCGGAGCTGCAGAGTAATAGAATACGTTAAATCAtgacataaaaaaaagtatgttAACATAAATAGAGATTGGGTATTCCTTGGCGAACCTACCATAGTTGTTACGTCGTAGCCGAGGTGGCTGGGCCTGCGGATGCGTTTGAGGCGGGAACGGATGCTGGGGCTGCACCACGTATATGGGCTGGTTGGCCGCCGCCGCTGGCACGTGCGTACCCGTGGTCGCGTACAGACCCGCCATCGGCACCGGCGTCTGTGAGGGCTGTGGAGTGTGTGGGCGCGAGGGATTCGGCGTGCTGGGGCCTCGCGGCGTGAAGGGCTTGGCCGATGGATTCAGGGTTGAGGGCTTCTTAACCACCGGGGTTGTGCCGCTGGGAGCCCCGGCCACGGAGCTTGTGCCGGTAGCCACGGTCGCCGTGCTGCTAGCCGTACTTGCAGCCGGCGTCGACTTCTCCGTTCCAGATCCTGCACTCACAATCGTCGCCGACGTGGGCGTACTAACTATGCCAGTGGGCGTGGTAGTGTTGCTGTTTGGAGCCGGCGAAGCTTCCGGCTTGGGTGTGGACACCGGCAGGGGCTGCTGCGGGGGTGGCGCCTGCTCCAGCAACACCGGCGAGGCAAGAACCACCGGCGAGGTCTGCGGCGGTGGCATTGCATGGTAAATGGGCTGCGGCTGCTGTGAGGGATCTGGGACCagttgtggctgctgctgctgctgcttggcCACGTGCTGATGCTGACTCTCAACaagctgctgttgttgttgttgccccTTCTGTTGCAAGTGATGGGGCACATGCTGCGGCTGGAGCGGCTGCAGCTGCTGTTGAGGCACAAAGTGCAAATGCGGCGGAGGCACTTGGGGCTGCATGGGTACgtgctgtggctgctgctgttgtggcgtctgctgctgctgtggggGTGATGCAGATTGCTGCAAAGcacgctgctgctgttgctgtgcctgctgctgttgttgctgctgctgctgtggctgaggctgctgctgcggcggcgAATTGTTGCTAGGCGCCAGTTGGAAGTCCTGTCCAAACTGGCGCAGCTCCTGCACTTGGGTATCTCGCGTCTGCCCCTGACGCGCCGGTTGTGTGTTCTGCCTCTGGGTTTGTATATtctggtgctgttgctgcagcggcggctgttgctgctgctgaggcTGTTGTTGCGGtgcctgctgttgctgctgctgctgcccacCAGTCTGAAGTGGCGGCGAATTGCTGTTCTGGCCAGGATGACCATGCATTGGCTTGCCAATCGACTGATTCTCCCCGCTGTAGTTGAGCGAAGAGTTGCTCTGCGATCCCGGATACTGACGCATCGGACGCTGGGGCAGTGGCTTGTTATTATTGGCATTCGAGTCGCCATTAAGCTTGGATGCGCCGCCCATGTGAGATTGATTTCTATATTGAGAGGAGCTGGgagaaaaaagaaacaattcTTACTACAATAAGGGACAAGAGATTGAATTGCAATGGAGCTCACAGCTGGTATCCTACTTATACATATACTCTTCATCGGGATCTTCTTCATAGGGTCGACATAGACACTGTCTCCATTGTCTATATTTTTCTAAGCGGCTAGACTCTCATA
The Drosophila bipectinata strain 14024-0381.07 chromosome 3R, DbipHiC1v2, whole genome shotgun sequence DNA segment above includes these coding regions:
- the Atx2 gene encoding ataxin-2 homolog isoform X3; translated protein: MHSATALVGSVVEVRLRSGNIYEGVFRTFSGGFDIALELPACIKSKNLPDEGKVPKHIIFPADTVVTIVAKDFDSQYATAGGFQTDGAISDKCNGARLDEKELEPWDSGANGGIDIELDTVSNGWDPNEMFRKNQDTFGVTSTFDDSLASYTVPLDKVDSQEYKDAEAKAEALAAEIENNPMCRDRLDLENGDEEALFAAVERPSDQDHRSNDRDRERERGEREDRDRDRDRDRGNKPRANDFQLRETMSSDRYITKQPRSITGPQLSHVGMSSQGGGGGGRDRDRDLMMQGGGMAGGAGQGSSTQSTAALILAGGLKGSGPAASANASTDTSNKYGGGSMVKRKSVPQGGKVILTEAPFRYVSINNILCLQGGNGNSVGQNKGYQQGMGMQNQYSYQGNSQIMHGSSQYRNQSHMGGASKLNGDSNANNNKPLPQRPMRQYPGSQSNSSLNYSGENQSIGKPMHGHPGQNSNSPPLQTGGQQQQQQQAPQQQPQQQQQPPLQQQHQNIQTQRQNTQPARQGQTRDTQVQELRQFGQDFQLAPSNNSPPQQQPQPQQQQQQQQQAQQQQQRALQQSASPPQQQQTPQQQQPQHVPMQPQVPPPHLHFVPQQQLQPLQPQHVPHHLQQKGQQQQQQLVESQHQHVAKQQQQQPQLVPDPSQQPQPIYHAMPPPQTSPVVLASPVLLEQAPPPQQPLPVSTPKPEASPAPNSNTTTPTGIVSTPTSATIVSAGSGTEKSTPAASTASSTATVATGTSSVAGAPSGTTPVVKKPSTLNPSAKPFTPRGPSTPNPSRPHTPQPSQTPVPMAGLYATTGTHVPAAAANQPIYVVQPQHPFPPQTHPQAQPPRLRRNNYAPIPSQMHMSATAATGQPLMAAGPQFIPYGHAPPQQHFQSQAYAPMQMRVYSDQPQQLQFMTQTPQSTTPSPGQPHQQFHPPPQPSPAGGGPQPAYTPPTPQPTYHLMCVHPQSLIPSPYFPPPTPQHPQQNQQYQIVMQQHHTQ
- the Atx2 gene encoding ataxin-2 homolog isoform X1, which codes for MNNNSKRKTRPSGGGGGSGGGGSVGGGGGGGGGASGGISRYNSNDNSLRPANNKSGAGSGGGNGGGTVRPVAQGVYNNAYFMHSATALVGSVVEVRLRSGNIYEGVFRTFSGGFDIALELPACIKSKNLPDEGKVPKHIIFPADTVVTIVAKDFDSQYATAGGFQTDGAISDKCNGARLDEKELEPWDSGANGGIDIELDTVSNGWDPNEMFRKNQDTFGVTSTFDDSLASYTVPLDKVDSQEYKDAEAKAEALAAEIENNPMCRDRLDLENGDEEALFAAVERPSDQDHRSNDRDRERERGEREDRDRDRDRDRGNKPRANDFQLRETMSSDRYITKQPRSITGPQLSHVGMSSQGGGGGGRDRDRDLMMQGGGMAGGAGQGSSTQSTAALILAGGLKGSGPAASANASTDTSNKYGGGSMVKRKSVPQGGKVILTEAPFRYVSINNILCLQGGNGNSVGQNKGYQQGMGMQNQYSYQGNSQIMHGSSQYRNQSHMGGASKLNGDSNANNNKPLPQRPMRQYPGSQSNSSLNYSGENQSIGKPMHGHPGQNSNSPPLQTGGQQQQQQQAPQQQPQQQQQPPLQQQHQNIQTQRQNTQPARQGQTRDTQVQELRQFGQDFQLAPSNNSPPQQQPQPQQQQQQQQQAQQQQQRALQQSASPPQQQQTPQQQQPQHVPMQPQVPPPHLHFVPQQQLQPLQPQHVPHHLQQKGQQQQQQLVESQHQHVAKQQQQQPQLVPDPSQQPQPIYHAMPPPQTSPVVLASPVLLEQAPPPQQPLPVSTPKPEASPAPNSNTTTPTGIVSTPTSATIVSAGSGTEKSTPAASTASSTATVATGTSSVAGAPSGTTPVVKKPSTLNPSAKPFTPRGPSTPNPSRPHTPQPSQTPVPMAGLYATTGTHVPAAAANQPIYVVQPQHPFPPQTHPQAQPPRLRRNNYAPIPSQMHMSATAATGQPLMAAGPQFIPYGHAPPQQHFQSQAYAPMQMRVYSDQPQQLQFMTQTPQSTTPSPGQPHQQFHPPPQPSPAGGGPQPAYTPPTPQPTYHLMCVHPQSLIPSPYFPPPTPQHPQQNQQYQIVMQQHHTQ
- the Atx2 gene encoding ataxin-2 homolog isoform X2 — protein: MHSATALVGSVVEVRLRSGNIYEGVFRTFSGGFDIALELPACIKSKNLPDEGKVPKHIIFPADTVVTIVAKDFDSQYATAGGFQTDGAISDKCNGARLDEKELEPWDSGANGGIDIELDTVSNGWDPNEMFRKNQDTFGVTSTFDDSLASYTVPLDKVDSQEYKDAEAKAEALAAEIENNPMCRDRLDLENGDEEALFAAVERPSDQDHRSNDRDRERERGEREDRDRDRDRDRGNKPRANDFQLRETMSSDRYITKQPRSITGPQLSHVGMSSQGGGGGGRDRDRDLMMQGGGMAGGAGQGSSTQSTAALILAGGLKGSGPAASANASTDTSNKYGGGSMVKRKSVPQGGKGGNGNSVGQNKGYQQGMGMQNQYSYQGNSQIMHGSSQYRNQSHMGGASKLNGDSNANNNKPLPQRPMRQYPGSQSNSSLNYSGENQSIGKPMHGHPGQNSNSPPLQTGGQQQQQQQAPQQQPQQQQQPPLQQQHQNIQTQRQNTQPARQGQTRDTQVQELRQFGQDFQLAPSNNSPPQQQPQPQQQQQQQQQAQQQQQRALQQSASPPQQQQTPQQQQPQHVPMQPQVPPPHLHFVPQQQLQPLQPQHVPHHLQQKGQQQQQQLVESQHQHVAKQQQQQPQLVPDPSQQPQPIYHAMPPPQTSPVVLASPVLLEQAPPPQQPLPVSTPKPEASPAPNSNTTTPTGIVSTPTSATIVSAGSGTEKSTPAASTASSTATVATGTSSVAGAPSGTTPVVKKPSTLNPSAKPFTPRGPSTPNPSRPHTPQPSQTPVPMAGLYATTGTHVPAAAANQPIYVVQPQHPFPPQTHPQAQPPRLRRNNYAPIPSQMHMSATAATGQPLMAAGPQFIPYGHAPPQQHFQSQAYAPMQMRVYSDQPQQLQFMTQTPQSTTPSPGQPHQQFHPPPQPSPAGGGPQPAYTPPTPQPTYHLMCVHPQSLIPSPYFPPPTPQHPQQNQQYQIVMQQHHTQ